GTAGATCTCCATTATAAGTGGGTATTTCCTCAGACACCTGTGAATGCCATGCTATTTTTTGACACCAAGATCCAGGGTAGATTTCGAAGTAGCTCACTTTTCTGCACGTCCCTTCACTATGCTGACTCACTAATGCACTCAGCAAACCAACGTGCTTCGTTACTCCTTATCAGCCCACAAGTCTGTAGAATGATTATATAGGAAGCCTGTGGGCGGTGTGCGGCTGTGACTGTGCATTCACTAAATGTGTAAATTTTATGTTTGCTCTAAGTTAAATGTAATCTTTTCTTACCTGTCAGGCTAGTGAGGATCTGAATTGGGCTCATTGTTGGCGGTTCCTATAACTCCACCCATCCTAGCACCAGTTGGCTGAGGGTCTAAGGACTTATGCACAACAGAACGTTCAGGAAGTCCCTTCTGGTCTTTGTTCCATGTCTGTGGCCACAGGTATGCTATGAGGACGAATGAGTCATAAAGTCATTAAGCAAGTTGCTTTGAATTTCACAGCAAATACTTGGTGGAATCGGGGCTGAAAGTTGCGTCCTCTGCCCTCTCGTGGAAACACACTTCTTTTAAATAATCAGTACATTTTTGTATTAATCTTTTGGAGTCATACTTACAATTCATAGTATGTTGTATTAGTCTCCTCACCTCACCCTTCCCTCATGCTCCAAAACAATAATCAGGGCCTGTTGCTTGTTAGacagttactctaccacttgagccaccagtcctttcgtgtgcgtgtgtgtgtgtgtgtgtgtgtgtgtgtgtgtgtgtgtgtgagagagagagagagagagagtgtgtattactgggatttgaactcagggcctctcgcttactaggcaggtgctctatcccttgaatcaatccccatcccttttttgctttagttatttttcagatacggtctcccatttttgcccagggagCAGCCTCAAACCATCATCTTTGAGTCTCTGCCTTAAGTAGGTTGGGTTACAGGTGCTATGTTGCTTTTTCGAATAAAACTAGAAGGGAAGAAGTAATATGACATATCCTTTTCTCATTTCAGCATTCATGTTCCTTTTCCATGATTCTTTtgttaaattagcatatattaattatacaaagggatttcactgtggtACTTCTGTAATGCATGTATTGTACTTTGccatatatcttttaaaaagctaagttGAGCAAATATTGTTTTACTTACTTTGGGAGAATTTTAGACACCATGATGCTACCAATGACCTGTTGGAGTTCTATGTTCGTCTGCTTTTCCAGTGGCTGTATGCTGGTACAATAGATAAATTCATCCCAAAGGAAATGTACCTCATTATTTGTGGATAGATGATAGTCATCCAGAACCAATGTTATAAGGCTTTTGATAACGTCAATGTCAGAAGGTGTTACGAAGAATAACAGTAACTGTCTTAAGAGGATGGAGTCGGGTTGCACAACACTCATCCCACTTGAATATAGTATTTGCccaaatgtttttcttccattcatctccattttaagaggcctccagagTCTCATGACTGGCTTTAATATCCTAGGAAAAAACTGGAAGTCTTCTGGCTCTgtaagagacaaagaagaaaacaaatatagaagaaacataaataacactttttaaaagccTGTAAGAAGACAAGACCATTCATAATTGCAACTTCAAAGTTAACTTTTGAGAAAGCCCGaagtttaaaatggaaatatcttTTATTCAAGCCTGCCATCTAGAGGTCAATTAGAGAAATACTCAGGCTTTTTGGAGAATCTATGCCATACAAAAGTGTGTGCTTTTTTTGGACTGagaatttagaaaacaaatctACGATACAAAGTAAAACACAAGAATTATCCCCAGAAAGCGTGCATATAAAGCTTGCATGATCAGCATGTTAATGAACGTAATTGTTCCCACCACCTGCCACACTCTGAATTCTTCAGTTCCATGTACACATGCAGTAGTGTCAGAACTAACGGACACCCATGGAAGACAACTTTGTCAACTAAGTTCAGTGAGAGCTTGTACATTAACCACAAatgtaagtctttttttttttgaattttaaaattatttttatttgtatatatttacttGATAATTTCAAATTTAGAACACTTAGAATCAGCATGAACAGAATTATGCCATGACAAAGATGTGACATGGGAGAATGTGTCACTGTGTAACTAGTTTGATCAACCTTCCAGGTAATTTGTACCTGTCTTATACAGTGAAAAACTGACTTTCACAGCTCCATATTTTTTCTAACATCCCATTTTGTAGTCAAAGAATTCAGTTAGACGGATCCAGatgttgaaagagaaagaaatctgcattgtaaaactgagtaaaatcatctaataaatgtacattttttccAATTAATATAAATCAGGAACAGCTGACAGTAAACAAACTATTCACGGTATTAGTAACAAATGTTAACAGTTCACATTATTACTGGACACTTCCTGCAAGCCAGGCTCTGTACTAAACATCTGAACATGCAATGTCACATTTAATTAAGATATCTTGATGGTAAGTGTCCCAGGTTCATGATTTTCACAACTGAGGATGCCTTGATGACAGCTTGCACCAAGCACTTGTGTCCAAGTCTTTCCCTGGCATTTAAGCCAGCATGACCCACTTGTATTTTTTGCAAAAATTCATGGTGCTCCACTTGAACAATTTTACAAATGTTACAGGAATATACAGGCCTGACtcccctgccccgccccccccaccacaaaaaaagcaacaaaaaacagaacaggGCTAGGTCTTTACTTCTCGAGGCAGGCCTGTATGACGGCACAAGGACACGGAAAGCAGCTCTCATCTAGGTCTGCACAAAAGCCTCCTCTCCGGGGACTCAGAAGTGACCCTCCAGGCCTAACTGCAGGAGGGCGgcctcagcctcctcctcctcctctttggcCTCCTCCTCACGGATCTGCACTAGCGACTGGAAGAGGTTAGGGGCCGACCCTTCTGCAGCCCCGGTCAGCCACAGCTGCCTTCGGATGGCCCCACTATGGTTGGCTCCCGCAATGACCTGCTCCAGGCGGGCCTGGTTCACGTTATCTTTATCAATGGCCCCCTTCTCCACCACCTTTTCCAGCAGAGGCTCCAGATGAATGACGTAAGCTGATAACTTTTCTCCTGGGTTCTGGTACGGGTTCAGAAACCTGACCTGCGCATCCCTGGAACTCTCAACGCTCCCAAACACCTGCTCCAGAGCCTTCAGGCATTCAGCGGTGGTTATGGCAGGGTTGTTGGTCTTGAGGATGCGGATGACATCAGCGGCAGGGCCTCTCAGACTCTCCATCAAACCCTTCTCTTTTCTACATCAGACACCTGCCACTCCTCTATGACTTCATTAGTGTGCTCCAGCCAGGGATCAAAGGTCTCCTCCCCAGGCCCCGGGATGTCCCGCCCAGAGAACAGCGTCAGTTTCTTGTACCATATAGATTCAACAAGGGGCTGAATGACATTATCCAAAATATAGTTGAGCATCTCTGCTGACATTTCTGGGCCTGGGACTGGAGCAGGGTTTTGAAACCCAAGGACACGGGCAACATCTTGCACGGTCCACCCTTCTCTAGCTAGAAACAGGTGCAACCTTTCTAAAAACTCAGCATCGGAAGTGGGGGTCTTAAAGATCACCTTCCAGACCCCTCCTTTGCCTGGCATCTCCCTGGGGATCGCAGAGTAATCGACAGCACCAGTGAGCTCTAACAAGGCTGCTTTGGCATTCTCTTCCCTCCAGAACATTATCCCAAGTACTCGATAGGGGACCTGGGGCATCGCAGCCTGGAGGGTCTCTTCAATTTCTGCCTCATCACAGTTCACCGGGATGCCCCACACCAGTAGAGCCCTCTGGGGGTTCACATCCATCCCCCTGCACCAGTCTTCCAACAGTGTCATGGCCACTTCCCCAGCGAGCAAGGGCGCCAATTCTACAGATGCGGATTAGACTGGCTCACCGTGTTCTTGGCCTTGGGACAGTAGACACTTCCCCCCAAGAAGGCCAGAGGGCTGCAAGCTTCACGCGATCACAATTAACAAATGACCCGAGTCCTGGTCTCGCCCTTTCCCTGCCCCAAACTCAGtcctggtggggggtgggggtctcCACGCAGCAGAGTCTCGTGAATGCTCAGTCACGCGGCTGTCCCCATCTTGCACCGGGGCCGGAGTCCGCAGCCTGGGCGTCGCGTAGCCGGCGGGTGACGAGGAGGGATGGCCACAGGAGGGCAGGTGCCTCGGGGCGGGAGACAGCCGGGTGAGGTCGCGGGGGTGGCCGCTCCTCGGATGCCCGGCGCTCGCTCGCAGTCGCTCCCGGAGTCGACCAGGCGTTCGCCGCTGCAGCCTGGACTTAAGGCGAGCGAGAAGCGGTGGTTTGGCGGGAGACGATGTCCCAAGGCCTCGAGGGCGGTGGCCAGGCCAGCAGGTCAGCGTATAGCCTGCTTGAAAGTTTTAGTTTCTTTAAGTATAAATGATTAATAAGCATAATTAAATCAGGCTTATTCAAGAGGAGTCTCTAAGAAGAAAGTGAAGGTTTGGACAGTGTTCTCACGTCCATAATCAACAAGGGATGTTTTGCTCTTCAGGAAAACCAAGGTTAGATTTAGAGTAGTATAGCAATGGATAAGGATGTGTAAAGGGAAAAGCAGCAGTGTTTCATATGACATTAGGTGACCAGATGAAAAACTGCAAACATTTTTGTAAGTCAAATGATTTGAAGGAAAAACATAGGAATTGTTAATTTAGTGGAAACTCAAGAATTAAACCCAGAATTCTGGAAAATCTTTTGGTATACAGTTACTTAGTCTTTGTGCTTAATCATAAGATATTCCTTTTAACTTAAAGGcattcaataatttaaaatatagattttaaaatatttaacttatgTTATTTACCCAAAGGAGA
Above is a genomic segment from Castor canadensis chromosome 13, mCasCan1.hap1v2, whole genome shotgun sequence containing:
- the LOC109674214 gene encoding LOW QUALITY PROTEIN: paraneoplastic antigen Ma1-like (The sequence of the model RefSeq protein was modified relative to this genomic sequence to represent the inferred CDS: inserted 1 base in 1 codon); the encoded protein is MTLLEDWCRGMDVNPQRALLVWGIPVNCDEAEIEETLQAAMPQVPYRVLGIMFWREENAKAALLELTGAVDYSAIPREMPGKGGVWKVIFKTPTSDAEFLERLHLFLAREGWTVQDVARVLGFQNPAPVPGPEMSAEMLNYILDNVIQPLVESIWYKKLTLFSGRDIPGPGEETFDPWLEHTNEVIEEWQVSDVEKRRXLMESLRGPAADVIRILKTNNPAITTAECLKALEQVFGSVESSRDAQVRFLNPYQNPGEKLSAYVIHLEPLLEKVVEKGAIDKDNVNQARLEQVIAGANHSGAIRRQLWLTGAAEGSAPNLFQSLVQIREEEAKEEEEEAEAALLQLGLEGHF